In one Nocardia tengchongensis genomic region, the following are encoded:
- a CDS encoding nuclear transport factor 2 family protein: MGKFSRTELEDALREYSRVVDRCSETGDWGPFADLFVEDVEYIEHAYGTFHDRESVRTWIIEVMKPFPHMRFPHEWVAYDDDNDAIAVGIKNLLDHPTEPGVDFWFPNTTRLVYAGNGLFASEEDIYNPARDAARVIGEWVEAGVSCGAPRRSR; the protein is encoded by the coding sequence ATAGGTAAGTTCAGCCGCACCGAATTGGAAGACGCGCTGCGCGAGTACAGCCGGGTCGTCGACCGCTGCTCGGAAACCGGCGACTGGGGTCCGTTCGCGGACCTGTTCGTCGAGGACGTCGAATACATCGAGCACGCCTACGGCACTTTCCATGATCGCGAATCGGTCCGGACCTGGATCATCGAAGTCATGAAGCCGTTCCCGCACATGCGTTTTCCGCACGAGTGGGTCGCCTACGACGACGACAACGACGCCATCGCGGTCGGCATCAAGAACCTCCTGGACCACCCCACCGAGCCGGGCGTGGACTTCTGGTTCCCCAACACCACGCGGCTGGTCTACGCCGGTAATGGCCTGTTCGCCAGCGAGGAGGACATCTACAACCCCGCCCGTGACGCCGCGCGCGTCATCGGCGAGTGGGTCGAGGCGGGGGTGTCATGCGGTGCGCCCCGCAGGTCGAGATGA
- a CDS encoding SAM-dependent methyltransferase — MRGDGPLDQPHTSRIYDYFLGGKDNYEIDRRAAQEILTVWPTIRTAARVNRQFMHRSTRFLAEAGIRQFLDIGTGIPTEPNLHRIAQEIAPDSRVVYVDNDPLVLAHARALMMGGEQGATTYLHGDVTEPLDILGAPELAEIIDLGEPVGLSMIALLHFVEDDVDRILSTFLDALAPGSYLVICTITADFAPEQVEAAQDVYRVRKLPAQVRTRAEVTGWFAGLDLVDPGVVPPHRWRLGAGDEMPAAFDAKVSCYCGVARKP; from the coding sequence ATGAGGGGAGACGGGCCGCTCGACCAACCGCACACTTCACGCATTTACGACTACTTTCTCGGCGGCAAGGACAACTACGAGATCGATCGGCGGGCCGCACAGGAAATCCTGACGGTGTGGCCCACGATCCGGACCGCCGCCCGGGTGAATCGTCAATTCATGCACCGGAGTACACGTTTCCTGGCAGAAGCCGGGATCCGGCAGTTCCTCGATATCGGCACCGGGATTCCCACCGAGCCCAATCTGCACCGCATCGCGCAGGAGATCGCACCGGATTCCCGGGTCGTGTACGTCGACAACGATCCGCTGGTGCTGGCACATGCCCGCGCGTTGATGATGGGCGGCGAGCAGGGAGCGACGACCTACCTGCACGGTGATGTCACCGAGCCGCTCGACATTCTCGGCGCGCCGGAACTGGCCGAGATCATCGACCTGGGTGAACCGGTCGGGTTGTCGATGATCGCACTGCTGCATTTCGTCGAGGACGATGTCGATCGCATCCTGTCGACCTTCCTCGACGCTCTCGCTCCGGGCTCGTACCTCGTAATCTGCACCATCACAGCCGATTTCGCGCCGGAGCAGGTGGAGGCCGCGCAGGACGTCTACCGCGTCCGCAAGCTGCCCGCGCAGGTCCGCACCCGCGCGGAGGTCACCGGCTGGTTCGCCGGGCTCGACCTGGTCGACCCGGGAGTGGTGCCGCCGCACCGGTGGCGGCTCGGCGCGGGCGACGAGATGCCGGCGGCCTTCGACGCCAAGGTGTCCTGCTACTGCGGCGTCGCCCGCAAACCCTGA
- a CDS encoding cytochrome P450: MPRTQFVVAPPAGSELRQVSGPATNSISQLLRQRRDPVRAAREDEAAYGPVYALNMFGTRWIIAGGPDAAQQVLMSKDRVFANGPAWQPLNGPFFDRGLLMLDFEEHRAHRSIMQQAFGRPALTSYLTDLHAIVERHLGEWSEGSLAQGDPALMHRRLERLTLDVALEVFMGARLPREESARISKAVMETLAGGGAMVRAAIPGNRWWRGLRGRRIVEAFLMDRIPAAREQQGSDLLSMLCHATDEDGARFDDRDVVNHMIFLLAAAHDTTTGTLTNMVYNMAKYPDWQKRARVRSLEMPHELGYDELAELTELEWILKETTRLCTPIQIEPRVAVADTEVCGYFIPEGSVVVVPTLVNHQRPEIWSHPEEFDPERFGDERAEHKQHRMAWAPFGGGPHKCIGQHFAGLEIKMVLHQLLRSFEWEVPQDYIMPLDMSATPIPKDSLPVTLRRR; this comes from the coding sequence TTGCCCAGAACACAATTCGTCGTAGCACCACCGGCAGGCAGCGAACTCCGACAGGTCAGCGGGCCTGCGACGAACTCGATTTCGCAACTGCTGCGGCAGCGCCGCGACCCGGTGCGGGCCGCGCGGGAGGACGAGGCCGCTTACGGTCCGGTGTACGCGCTGAACATGTTCGGCACGCGGTGGATCATCGCCGGCGGACCCGATGCGGCCCAGCAGGTTCTGATGAGCAAGGACCGGGTGTTCGCCAACGGCCCCGCCTGGCAGCCGCTCAACGGCCCGTTCTTCGACCGCGGCCTGCTGATGCTCGATTTCGAGGAGCACCGCGCTCACCGCTCGATCATGCAGCAGGCCTTCGGCCGCCCGGCGCTCACCTCGTACCTGACCGACCTGCACGCCATCGTCGAACGCCATCTCGGCGAATGGTCCGAAGGCAGTCTCGCCCAGGGCGATCCGGCGCTGATGCACCGCCGCCTCGAGCGACTGACCCTCGATGTCGCGCTGGAGGTCTTCATGGGCGCACGCCTGCCTCGCGAGGAGAGCGCCCGCATCAGCAAGGCCGTCATGGAGACCCTGGCCGGCGGCGGCGCCATGGTGCGCGCCGCGATCCCCGGCAACCGGTGGTGGCGCGGGCTGCGCGGCCGGCGCATAGTCGAGGCCTTCCTCATGGACCGGATCCCGGCCGCGCGCGAGCAGCAGGGCAGCGACCTGTTGTCCATGCTGTGCCACGCCACCGACGAGGACGGCGCGCGGTTCGACGACCGCGACGTCGTCAACCACATGATCTTCCTGCTGGCCGCCGCGCACGACACCACCACCGGCACGCTGACGAACATGGTCTACAACATGGCCAAGTATCCGGACTGGCAGAAGCGCGCCCGGGTCCGCTCGCTGGAGATGCCGCACGAACTCGGCTACGACGAGCTGGCCGAACTCACCGAGCTGGAGTGGATTCTCAAGGAGACCACCCGGTTGTGCACTCCGATCCAGATCGAGCCGCGCGTCGCGGTCGCCGACACCGAGGTCTGCGGCTACTTCATTCCCGAGGGATCCGTGGTGGTGGTGCCCACGCTGGTCAACCACCAGCGCCCCGAAATCTGGTCACACCCCGAGGAATTCGATCCCGAGCGGTTCGGCGACGAGCGCGCCGAGCACAAGCAGCACCGCATGGCGTGGGCCCCGTTCGGCGGCGGCCCGCACAAATGCATCGGCCAGCACTTCGCCGGCCTGGAGATCAAGATGGTGCTGCACCAGCTGCTGCGCAGCTTCGAATGGGAAGTCCCGCAGGACTACATCATGCCGCTGGACATGAGCGCCACGCCCATTCCCAAGGACTCGCTGCCGGTGACGCTGCGGCGGCGCTGA
- a CDS encoding alpha/beta hydrolase family protein translates to MNADMRAVAATVFSLVAILIFGAGAVRADPPAESTVFSASDIGPEQTRISVYSASMGRTVIVDVLHPDDDQPRPSYYLLDGVDSGAAETNWTQKTDIVPFFSGKRVNVVLPVGGKGSFYSDWERPDPNLGGVQMWETFLTQELPPLIDQRFAGNGRNAIGGLSMGALSAAALTSRYPDLYRGFAAFSGCLDTMSANARLAIRNSVRWVGGNPENMWGPDGDPDWAAHDPLTNAPALRGKAVYVSTGSGMPGPESLTDPLMPQAVTFGAVLEYLVLGCTESFQRRLDEVDVPATFVFHPLGTHSWPYWQQDLHDSWPLMEAALTD, encoded by the coding sequence ATGAACGCCGATATGCGTGCCGTCGCGGCAACGGTTTTCAGCCTGGTGGCAATTCTGATATTCGGCGCCGGGGCGGTCCGTGCTGATCCACCCGCGGAATCGACCGTTTTCTCGGCCTCCGATATCGGTCCGGAGCAGACCAGGATTTCGGTGTATTCGGCGTCCATGGGTCGCACGGTCATCGTGGATGTCCTGCACCCCGACGACGACCAGCCGCGGCCCTCCTACTACCTGCTCGACGGCGTGGATTCCGGTGCGGCCGAGACCAATTGGACGCAGAAGACCGACATCGTGCCGTTCTTCTCCGGGAAACGCGTCAATGTGGTGCTGCCGGTGGGCGGCAAGGGGAGTTTCTATTCCGATTGGGAGCGGCCCGATCCCAATCTGGGCGGCGTGCAGATGTGGGAGACGTTCCTGACCCAGGAACTGCCGCCACTGATCGATCAGCGATTCGCGGGTAATGGACGCAATGCCATCGGCGGGCTGTCGATGGGTGCGCTCTCCGCGGCGGCGCTCACGTCCCGGTATCCGGACTTGTATCGCGGATTCGCCGCATTCAGCGGCTGCCTGGACACCATGAGCGCCAATGCCCGACTCGCCATCCGGAATTCGGTGCGCTGGGTCGGTGGCAATCCGGAGAACATGTGGGGGCCCGACGGCGACCCGGACTGGGCGGCCCACGATCCGCTCACCAACGCACCCGCGCTGCGCGGAAAGGCGGTGTACGTGTCGACCGGCAGCGGGATGCCCGGCCCCGAATCGCTCACCGATCCGCTGATGCCGCAGGCGGTGACATTCGGCGCGGTGCTCGAGTATTTGGTGCTCGGATGCACCGAATCGTTCCAGCGGCGACTCGACGAGGTCGATGTTCCGGCGACATTCGTCTTCCATCCGCTGGGTACGCATTCCTGGCCGTACTGGCAGCAGGATCTGCACGACTCGTGGCCGCTGATGGAGGCGGCGCTCACCGACTAG
- a CDS encoding lipase family protein has protein sequence MLVALVTALLPLDAHADPISDLINPSHDPAGVLPTPPADPFYTPRPGFEAEAPGTVLSARPSSGLFPSADAYELLVRSTDSHDQPVAIMTTLLLPHAAWPGPGPRPLVSYNIPISSMGYSCAPSMELKKGVSADVVAISLLLAKQYAVVIPDHQGPRQAYAAGLMGGHAVLDSIRAVTRSESLELGPETPVVMTGYSGGSIATTWAAQLAGTYAPEIRLAGTIIGGEPADYEQLLPGMNGNWGSGVLLAAVLGLAREYPELLTLFNDNGWRVARMFRDICVSQETMLGMIAPLRVEELSTVSDPLKLPMVQQILEENRPGGTTPSAPVYLFHGANEIFIPFTGAQELFDDWCDRGARVRLRPFPGEHFTAGALSIPLTTEWVDQLLTGELVPPGCTGPGH, from the coding sequence ATGCTGGTAGCGCTCGTAACCGCGCTGCTGCCCCTAGACGCGCACGCCGACCCCATCTCCGATCTGATCAATCCGAGCCATGACCCGGCCGGCGTGCTACCGACCCCGCCCGCCGACCCGTTCTATACGCCGCGGCCGGGCTTCGAGGCCGAGGCGCCGGGCACGGTGCTCAGCGCGCGCCCGAGCAGCGGCCTGTTCCCCAGCGCCGACGCCTACGAGCTGCTGGTGCGGTCCACCGACTCGCACGATCAGCCGGTCGCGATCATGACGACCCTGCTGCTGCCGCACGCCGCCTGGCCGGGTCCGGGGCCCCGGCCGTTGGTGTCGTACAACATTCCCATCTCCTCGATGGGGTACTCGTGCGCGCCGTCGATGGAACTCAAGAAGGGGGTGTCCGCCGACGTCGTGGCCATCTCCCTGCTGCTGGCCAAGCAGTACGCCGTGGTCATCCCGGATCACCAGGGGCCGCGGCAGGCGTACGCGGCCGGATTGATGGGCGGGCACGCGGTGCTCGATTCCATTCGCGCGGTGACCCGGTCGGAGTCGCTCGAGCTCGGACCCGAGACGCCGGTGGTGATGACCGGCTACTCCGGCGGCTCGATCGCCACTACCTGGGCGGCGCAGCTGGCCGGGACCTACGCGCCCGAGATCCGGTTGGCGGGCACCATCATCGGGGGTGAACCCGCCGATTACGAACAGCTGCTGCCGGGAATGAACGGCAACTGGGGTTCGGGAGTGCTGCTGGCGGCCGTGCTCGGCTTGGCCCGCGAATACCCGGAATTGCTGACCCTCTTCAATGACAACGGGTGGCGGGTCGCGCGCATGTTCCGCGATATCTGCGTCTCGCAGGAAACGATGCTCGGAATGATCGCGCCGCTGCGGGTCGAGGAGTTGTCGACGGTCTCCGACCCGCTGAAACTGCCCATGGTGCAACAGATTCTGGAGGAGAACCGGCCGGGCGGAACGACCCCCTCGGCGCCGGTTTACCTTTTCCACGGCGCCAACGAGATCTTCATTCCGTTCACCGGGGCGCAAGAGCTTTTCGACGACTGGTGCGACCGGGGTGCCCGGGTACGACTGCGGCCTTTCCCCGGTGAGCACTTCACGGCCGGCGCGCTCTCCATTCCCTTGACCACCGAATGGGTCGACCAACTTCTGACCGGGGAACTGGTGCCGCCGGGATGCACCGGGCCCGGCCACTGA
- a CDS encoding phosphotransferase family protein, with translation MSPSPPPGDKGMRLQRSSRDAATLIPRLTEWLAAQLPADADPNLTLGSGIDSNGMSAETLTLTMNWREAGEARTADLIARVVPAPGDFPVYESYSLPEQFDVMRIVAETSAVRVPRVRFLEPTGDVLGTPFLLMDRIEGLVPPDVMPYTFGDNWLFDADPEQQRRVQDSTIETLAALHGIPDAATTFAFLDPQQPGDSLVERNLNRARAWYEFSVRDTGPSPLVERILAWLTANLPRTFSSEAVLSWGDARLGNCMYRDFTPVAVLDWEMATIGPRELDVAWILFGHRVFHHIATNFGFPGMPDFMRAEDVRATYAKHSGVQLDDLTWYTMFAALNYCVVFLRAGGRQVHFGEMERPEDIETLLHHKSLVEELLAELGA, from the coding sequence ATGTCTCCGTCCCCGCCTCCGGGCGACAAGGGCATGCGCCTGCAACGGTCCAGCCGTGACGCCGCCACCCTGATCCCGCGCCTGACCGAGTGGCTGGCCGCGCAGCTGCCGGCCGACGCCGACCCGAACCTGACCCTCGGGTCCGGTATCGACAGCAACGGCATGTCGGCGGAAACCCTGACGCTGACCATGAATTGGCGCGAAGCGGGGGAGGCGCGCACCGCCGACCTGATCGCCCGCGTGGTGCCGGCCCCCGGCGACTTCCCGGTCTACGAGAGCTACAGCCTGCCCGAGCAGTTCGACGTCATGCGCATCGTGGCCGAGACCAGCGCGGTCCGCGTCCCCCGGGTGCGGTTCCTGGAGCCGACCGGCGACGTGCTGGGCACGCCCTTCCTGCTGATGGACCGCATCGAGGGCCTGGTGCCGCCCGACGTGATGCCCTACACCTTCGGCGACAACTGGCTCTTCGACGCCGACCCCGAACAGCAGCGGCGCGTGCAGGACAGCACCATCGAGACCTTGGCCGCGCTGCACGGCATTCCCGACGCGGCGACCACGTTCGCGTTCCTCGACCCGCAACAGCCCGGCGACAGCCTGGTCGAGCGCAACCTGAACCGGGCTCGCGCCTGGTACGAGTTCTCGGTCCGTGACACCGGGCCTTCACCGCTGGTGGAGCGAATCCTGGCCTGGCTCACGGCGAATCTCCCGCGGACGTTCTCCAGCGAGGCCGTCCTGTCGTGGGGCGACGCGCGGCTGGGCAACTGCATGTACCGGGACTTCACCCCGGTCGCGGTGCTCGACTGGGAGATGGCGACGATCGGCCCCCGCGAACTCGACGTGGCCTGGATCCTGTTCGGGCACCGCGTCTTCCATCACATCGCCACCAACTTCGGCTTCCCCGGCATGCCGGACTTCATGCGGGCCGAAGACGTTCGGGCGACCTATGCGAAGCATTCGGGCGTGCAGCTCGACGACCTCACCTGGTACACGATGTTCGCCGCCCTGAACTACTGCGTGGTGTTCCTGCGCGCCGGTGGCCGTCAGGTCCACTTCGGCGAGATGGAACGTCCCGAGGACATCGAGACGCTGCTGCACCACAAGTCCCTCGTCGAGGAACTGCTCGCCGAGCTCGGCGCCTGA
- a CDS encoding TIGR03857 family LLM class F420-dependent oxidoreductase, which yields MEQLNELSYYCITRHPADARVLIPEARDAERLGLGSCMIGERMTVKDSAVLSGGLAGCTTDLGIAAAATNHHTRHPMVTATMGSTMQAIAEGRFAMAFGRGMAANWKAIGLPAVTEAQLRDFVGILRRLWAGETIVNHDGPAGSWPVLYHQNGLEDAPPIGFVAVGPKTMELAGAIGDFVVLHTFFSDEATANSVAAVRRGAERAGKDPDSVRIWSCLATASDALSAEDQLRRRTGRLVTYLQAYADILITANGWDPQVWERIRATQLYQDAAAAGPIDASAPVEVLEQLDAMVPDEWLASAAYGTPEQCVKKISREYDLGCHSVIMHGASPHELESVVEAYRANRPTLRRAVAANPGKFA from the coding sequence ATCGAGCAACTGAACGAACTGTCCTACTACTGCATCACCCGGCACCCCGCCGACGCGCGGGTGCTGATCCCGGAGGCCCGCGACGCGGAGCGGCTGGGCCTCGGGTCGTGCATGATCGGTGAGCGCATGACCGTCAAGGACTCCGCGGTCCTGTCCGGCGGCCTCGCCGGCTGCACCACCGATCTCGGCATCGCCGCGGCGGCCACCAACCACCACACCCGCCATCCGATGGTGACGGCCACCATGGGTTCGACCATGCAGGCCATCGCCGAGGGCCGCTTCGCCATGGCCTTCGGCCGCGGCATGGCGGCCAACTGGAAGGCGATCGGCCTGCCCGCCGTCACCGAGGCCCAGCTGCGGGACTTCGTCGGCATCCTGCGCCGGCTCTGGGCCGGTGAAACCATCGTCAACCACGACGGACCCGCCGGTTCGTGGCCGGTCCTGTACCACCAGAACGGCCTCGAGGACGCGCCGCCGATCGGCTTCGTCGCGGTGGGCCCGAAGACCATGGAACTGGCCGGCGCGATCGGCGACTTCGTCGTCCTGCACACCTTCTTCTCCGACGAGGCCACCGCCAATTCGGTTGCGGCGGTGCGCCGGGGCGCCGAGCGGGCGGGCAAGGACCCCGACAGCGTCCGCATCTGGTCGTGCCTGGCGACCGCGAGCGACGCGCTCTCCGCGGAGGATCAGCTGCGCCGGCGCACCGGCCGGCTGGTGACGTACCTGCAGGCATACGCCGACATCCTGATCACCGCCAACGGCTGGGATCCGCAGGTGTGGGAGCGAATTCGCGCCACCCAGCTGTACCAGGACGCGGCGGCGGCCGGGCCGATCGACGCGTCGGCGCCGGTCGAGGTGCTCGAACAGCTCGACGCCATGGTCCCGGACGAGTGGCTCGCGTCGGCCGCCTACGGCACACCCGAGCAGTGCGTGAAGAAGATCTCGCGCGAGTACGACCTCGGCTGCCACTCGGTGATCATGCACGGCGCGAGCCCGCACGAGCTGGAGTCGGTGGTCGAGGCCTACCGCGCCAATCGGCCCACGCTGCGCCGGGCGGTGGCGGCGAACCCGGGCAAATTCGCCTGA
- a CDS encoding TetR/AcrR family transcriptional regulator, which yields MAEPNSTMQSAAGTRLNRRGRETRQRLLDIAIGTLAEGSGEPLSANRVARDAGVSWGTLKHQFGDIDGLWAAVLTEVTDRSGANSPEIWPPITGSIQERVSQMITAIWTILDTPEGRAVEALRAGLPNDQAERLSVFPLTTAAMAGYEDAWLRAFEYSLADLNLDPDKVHRVRHLIPMAIRGINNERRLSSAAEVAGARDCLVDAIAVYLQ from the coding sequence ATGGCCGAACCGAATTCGACGATGCAATCCGCGGCCGGGACTCGCCTCAATCGACGGGGCCGGGAAACGCGGCAACGACTGCTCGACATCGCCATCGGCACGCTCGCGGAGGGCTCCGGGGAACCGCTGTCGGCGAATCGGGTGGCGCGTGACGCCGGCGTCAGCTGGGGCACCTTGAAGCATCAGTTCGGCGATATCGACGGACTGTGGGCCGCGGTGCTGACCGAGGTGACCGATCGCAGCGGCGCGAACAGTCCCGAGATCTGGCCCCCGATCACCGGTTCGATCCAGGAGCGGGTGTCGCAGATGATCACCGCGATCTGGACCATCCTCGACACCCCGGAGGGCCGGGCGGTCGAGGCGCTGCGCGCCGGATTGCCCAATGACCAGGCCGAACGCCTCTCGGTGTTCCCGCTGACCACGGCCGCCATGGCCGGCTACGAGGACGCCTGGCTGCGGGCGTTCGAATACTCCCTGGCCGACCTGAACCTGGATCCGGACAAGGTGCACCGGGTCCGGCATCTGATCCCGATGGCGATACGCGGGATCAATAACGAGCGCCGCCTGTCCTCGGCCGCCGAAGTGGCCGGCGCGCGCGATTGCCTGGTCGACGCGATAGCCGTCTACCTGCAGTAA